The DNA sequence CGATGGGCGCCTGGATGGCTGCGTTCACCTATCCGGTCGCGTTCACGCCCGACGAGCGGTCCGTGCTGACGACGGTGGCCCGCATGCTCGCCCAGGCTCTCTCGCGCGCCGAGGCCGCCGAGTCCGCGCGGGAGCTGACGGACGGCCTCCAGCGCTCGATGCTCCCTCAGCTGGGCCCCGAGATACCGGGCATGAGCGTGGCGGCACGCTATGTCCCGACCGGCGGCGGGCTTCAGGTCGGCGGCGACTGGTACGACATGATCCCGCTGCCTGGGGGCACCTCCCGGACGAAGTCTGGGGGAGGCCGCTTCGCCCTCGTCATCGGTGACGTCCAGGGCCATGACGTACGGGCCGCGGGCCTGATGGGCCAGCTGCGGATCGCGCTGCGCGCCTACGCCTCCGAGGGCCATCGCCCCGACGCCGTCCTCTCCCGCGCCTCGCGCTTCCTGCACGGGATGACGTTCGGCTCGCTCGACGAGGACCCGACCGACCTGCGCTTCGCGACCTGCCTGTACGTCGAGGTCGACCCCGCGACCGGGCTGCTGGACATCGCCCGCGCCGGCCACCCGGACCCGGCGATCCGCATGATTGACGGCACGGTGCTCGCCCGCCCGACGGCCGGCGGCCTCCCGCTCGGCATCGACCCGGACGCCGACTATCCGACGACCAGGATCACCCTGGAACCCGGCGAGACCATGCTGATCTGCACGGACGGCCTGATCGAGACCGGCGGCCACGACCTGGAGACCGGCTGGAAGCGCATCCGCGCGATCCTTGAGGAGCACGACGGCGACCTGGAGGCACTCGCCGACGCCCTCGTCCAGGCCGTCCACGGCCCGTCCTCCCACCACACCACCGGCCCGCTCGCCGACCGGCGCGAGGACGACATAGCGCTACTGCTGCTGTGCCGGCAGGGGGAGGGGTGCGGCGGCGGTGACCCGGTGGCCGTGCGGCCGACGGTCCGGCGCACCATGCTGTCGGTGGCGCAGGCCGAGCCGGAGCGGGTCGCGGTGGCCCGCCAGCAGCTGCGGGAGCTGCTGCACGACTGGGCCTGCGACGACCAGGTCGACTCGGCTGTCCTGTTGCTCTCCGAGACGCTGACGAACGTCCTCGTGCACACCGACGCCGACGCCCTGCTGCTGGCCGAGGTGCGGGGCGAGCAGGGGGACCGCCGCATGCGCGTCGAGGTGACGGACACCAGCGACGACCTGCCGCACATGCGCCGCCCCGGGGAACTGGCGTCGTCCGGGCGGGGCCTGATGCTGATCGAGCTGCTGGCGCACGCCTGGGGCGTGGACCCGCGGGGCGAGGGCAAGAGCATCTGGTTCGAGTTCTACGAGTCCGAGGGGGCCGGAGGCGTGGGCGGGCCAGGGGGCGCGGACGGCTCCGAGGGCTCCGAGTCGCCGTAGCGCTCCCTGAGTTCGTGTACGACCGCGGTGGCGGCTGCGGTGAGCGGTACGGCGAGCAGCATGCCGAGGATGCCGGCCACGGAGGCCCCCGCGGTGATCGTCACCATGACGACGGCCGGGTGCATCTGGACGGTCCGGCTCTGGATCACCGGCGTCAGCACATGCCCCTCCAGCTGCTGCACGGCGAGCACGATGCCCGTCACCCACAGCGCGATGACGAAACCCCTGTCGGCCAACGCGACCAGCACGGCGACTGCTCCTGAGATGAAGGCGCCGAGATAGGGGATGTAGGCCCCGATGAAGACGAGCGCACCGAGCCCGACCGCACCCGGCACGTCGAGGATCAACAGTCCGACGGTGATGCAGACGGCATCGATGAAGGCGATGAAGGTGGTCCCCCGCATGAACCCCTCCACCGCCCGGAAGGCGCGCCTGGCCATGGCCTCCACGAGGTCCCCGCTGTTACGGGGCACCACGGACCGCACGGCATCGACGGCCCGGTCGGAGTCCCGCAGGAAGAAGAAGACGAGCAGCAGCGCGAGCACGGCGATGGCGATGGTCTCGCCCACGACACTGACCCCGCTGATGACCCCGGAGGCGGCCGTCCCGCCGAACTTGGTGAGCAGCTCCTTGGAGTTGGTGGCGACGTCATCCAGCGAGGTTCCGGCGGCCCCGAAGTGCTCGGCCAGGTCCTGGCCCGCCTGCTTGAGCGAGGCGACGATCTGGTCCCCGCTGTCGACGATCGCGGCGGCGACGATGTAGACGGTCCCGCCCACGACGGCCACCACGGCGACACAGGTGAGCGCGGCGGCCACCGACCGGTTCACCTTGGCCTTCACCAGCCGCCGGTGCAGCGGCCCGAGCAGCGCCGTCCCGAGCATGGCGAGGAGGACGGGCACCACGGCCGTACTGAACTCCACGGCCAGCCGGATCCCGACGTAGACGACCCCGGCGACCAGCAACACGACGACGCACCAGGCGGCGAGCCGCCGGACGGGATCGGGGAGCAGCGGGGTGGGGGCCTGCACGGTTCCAGCGGATCATGCACGGGGCGATGCTGTCGTGCGCGGGCGGACCGGGTGGGTGACGGGACGACGGAAGGCCCGCAGCCGCGCCAGGGGGCGCGAACGCGGGCCTTCTCGTGTCGGCGGGTCAGGCGTGTGGCGTGCGGATCAGGCGGGTCAGCCCTTGGACGGGCCGTCCGCGCTCATCCCGTGCACGGCCGGGATCGTGCCGAGCCGGCCCTTCTGGAAGTCGTCGAAGGCCTGCTGGAGTTCGTCACGGGTGTTCATGACGAACGGGCCGTAGTGGGCCATCGGCTCCCGGATCGGCTGTCCGCCGAGGAGGACGACCTCCAGGTCCGGGGTGTGGGAGTCCTGCTTCTCGTCGGCGCGGACGGTCAGGGAACCGCCGTCGCCGAAGACCGCCGTCTGGCCCAGCTGGATCGGGCGGCGCTCGGCACCCACGCTGCCTCGGCCCGCGAGGACGTACGCGAGGCCGTTGAAGTCCTCCCGCCACGGCAGGGTGATCTCCGCGCCCGGAGCCAGCGTCGCGTGGATCATCGTGATCGGGGTGTGGGTGGCACCGGGACCCTGGTGGCCGTCCAGCTCGCCCGCGATGACGCGCAGCAGCGCGCCGCCGTCGGGGGTGGTGAGCAGCTGGACGTTGCCGCCGCGGATGTCCTGGTAGCGCGGGGCCATCATCTTGTCCTTGGCCGGTAGGTTCACCCACAGCTGCAGGCCGTGGAAGAGGCCGCCGGACATGACGAGGGACTCCGGCGGGGCCTCGATGTGGAGGAGGCCGCTGCCTGCCGTCATCCACTGGGTGTCGCCGTTGGTGATGGTGCCACCGCCGCCGTTGCTGTCCTGGTGGTCGAAGATCCCGTCGATGATGTACGTGACGGTCTCGAAGCCGCGGTGCGGGTGCCAGGGGGTGCCCTTGGGCTCGCCCGGCGCGTACTCCACCTCGCCCATCTGGTCCATCATGATGAACGGGTCCAGGTGGCGGTAGTTGATCCCGGCGAACGCACGGCGCACCGGGAAGCCCTCACCCTCGAAACCGCTCGGCGCGGTCGTGACGGTCAGCACGGGACGGGCCACGGCGTCCGCGGGCGCGGCGACGCGCGGCAGCGTCAGCGGGTTCTCGACGGTCACTGCAGGCATGTCGGTACCTCCTTGTGCGTCCACTTTAGTTGAGCATTGAACTTCTTGCTACCCCTAACGGGAAGAACCCGGAGGGCATTCCCTCCGGGCATGGCCGAAGGCCGACACCCGGAGGGGGCGCCGGCCTTCATCACAAGGACCCGGTCTTGCGGGAGCGGCTCAGTGTGCCAGGAAGAGCGCGGACTTGGAGGTCAGACGACCGGTTCGAGCCGCTGGCCGGCCGCGAGGTCCGACTGGTCCGTCCCGGCCGTGCCGTCCGCGGCGTCCGGCTTCTGCCGGTCGTCCCGCATCACCAGCGTCGCCAGCAGCGCCGCCGCCAGGACACCGATCGCGCTGACCGTGAAGGTGGTGGACATCGAGGCGGTGAAGGCCTCGCGGGCCGCCGCGACCAGACCGGCGTCACCCCCGGCCACCGCCCCGGCGATCGAGTGCTGCGCCTCCTCCGGCACCCCCTCGGGCATCCGGTCCGCGAAGCCGCTCGACAGCAACGAGCCCAGGATCGCGATGCCGAGTGCGGTGCCGGCCTGCTGGATGGTGTCGTTCAGGGCCGAGCCGACGCCCGCCTTGTCCTCGGGGATGGTGCCCATCAGCGCGCCGACCGCGGCCGGCATCGCGAGGCCGGCGCCGAGGCCGAGCAGACCGAGCGCCACCGCCGGGACCGTGAAACCGGAGTCCGCCGAGACCGTGGCCATGAGGGCGAAGCAGGCCACCATCACCAGCATCCCCGCGAGGATCACCCACCGGTTGCCGTACTTCGCGGCGAGCTTGACGCCCACGCCGTTGCCGAGCAGCGCGGTGATCGCCAGCGGCAGGAAGGCGAGGCCCGCCTTGAGGGGCGAGTAGCCGAGCACGAACTGCAGGTACTGGGTGAGGACCAGCAGCAGACCGCCGTTGCCGATCTGCACGAGCGCCAGCGAGAGCGAACCGCCGCTGAAGTTGCGGTGCTTGAACAGGACCAGCGGGACCATCGGCGACTTGGTGACGTTCTCCCAGACCACGAAGCCGGCCAGGGAGGCGACCGCCACCACCAGGGTGACCGTGGAACGCCCGCCCAGCGCACCGTGCTGCGGGAGCTCGATGATCCACCAGACCAGGGCCGTCATCCCGACCGCCGACAGCACCGCACCCAGCGGGTCCGCCTTCTGCCAGGGCGCCCTGGATTCCGGCATCAGCGCCAGGGCGGCGACGATCGCGAGCGCCACGATCGGCACGTTGATGAAGAAGATCGACTGCCAGGAGAAGTGGTCGATCAGGACGCCGCCCAGCACCGGGCTGCCGACCAGGCCGAGCATGGACACCGAGCTCCAGGCCGCCATCGCCTTGCCGCGCTCCTCCTCGTCGAAGACGGTGATGAGGATCGACAGGGTGGACGGCATGATCAGGGCCCCGCCGACACCCATCGCGACGCGTGCGGCGATCACCTCGCCGGGGCTGGTGCACCAGGTCGCGGCCAGTGAGGCCGCCCCGAAGAGCAGGAGCCCGATCAGCATCACCTTCCGGCGTCCGAACCGGTCGCCCAGGCTGCCGGAGGTGAGCAGGAGGCCGGCGAAGACCAGGATGTAGGAGTCCAGGATCCACTGGGTGTCCTGGGCGCTCGCCCCGATGTCCCCGGTCATCACGGGCACCGCGACGGTCAGCGCCATGCTGTCGACGACCAGCACGAGCGTGCTCAGGCAGAGCACGATCAGGATCCACCACCGGCGTGGATCACGCGTTCCCTTGACGTCCATGACGTTCCCCTCCATGACGCTCTCCCCGGCTTCGTGAACACCGTTCCTTCGATGCGAACACTGTACGCACAGCGGAACAGTGTTCGCAACCATCGATTCCTGTACGCTCGATGCGAACGATGTACGCAGGGATGCGAAGGAGTGCCGATGGCCGCCAGGACGACGAAGCAGAGCCCCATCCCCTCCGTCTGGGCCCGCCCCCAGCGCGAGTCCGACCAGCCGGCGCTCAGCCGCGCCACGATCGTGCGCGAGGCGATCGCCATGCTGGACGCGGAGGGCGTCGAGGCGCTGAGCATGCGCAAGCTCGCGACCCGGCTGAACGCCGGAGCCGCCTCCCTCTACCGGCACGTCGCCACCAAGGACGAGCTGATGGAGCTGGCCGTCGACGAGGTCGCCGCCGAGATCCACGTACCGCCCGCGGACAGCCCCGACTGGCGCGCGGCGGCCGGCGAGGCCGCGGGTGCGTTCCGCTCGACGGCTCTGCGGCACCCGTGGCTGTCGTCGGTGCTCGGACAGGCGGGCCTCGCCTATCTCGGCCCGAACCTCATGGCGTTCTCCGAGCGGCTGGCGGCCCTGTTCACGGCCGCCGGATTCGCGAAGCCGTCCGGGGCGATCGACACGCTGCTGTCGTACGTGATCGGCATGAGCACCACGGAGGCCGCCTGGCTCACCACGGTCGCCCGCTCCGGTGAGTCCGAGGCCGATTTCATCGCCCGCCTGATGCCCGCCGCCCAACAGGCGGCCGCGGCCCACGAGCACCTCGCCGAGGGGTACGCGGAGGCCCTCACCGCGACCACGGACCCGGTGGCCCTGCGCGACGAGAAGTTCGCCTACGGCCTGGAAGTGGTCCTCGACGGCCTGGCGCTACGCCTCAACCGCTGAGGTCAGCCGTACATGCGCCGCATCGCGAACTCGACCATCTGCTCCACGGCCTTCGCGTCGAAGACCATGCGGTGTTCGCCCTCCATGTCGAGGACGCAGCCGTAGCCGGTCGGCAGCAGGTCGATCACCTCGGCGCCGGTGATGACGAAGTACTTGGACTCCTTGCCCGCGTACCGGCGCAGCTCCTTCAGCGAGGTGAACATCGGGATCACCGGCTGCTGGGTGTTGTGCAGGGCGAGGAAGCCCGGGTTGTCGCCGCGCGGGCAGTAGACCTTCGACGTCGCGAAGACCTGCTGGAAGTCCTCGGCGGACATCTGCCCGGTGGTGAAGGCCCGCACCGCGTCCGCGAGCGAGGGCGGTGACGGCTCGGGGTACAGGGGTGGCTGCTGGCCATAGCCGCCGACGCCGCCGGCCATGGGCTGCTGCGGCGAGGCGTACTGCTGCTGAGCGCCGACGTTCTGGTCGTAGCCGTACATGGACGCAAGCGTACCGAGAGCGGTGGGGAGAGCGGGCCGGTACCGGGGCCGCTTCGACGGCTCGGGCAAAACCGACAGCGAGTTGACAGCCGCCTTACTGCTTTCCGACAGCCGTCCCTCACTAGCGTCTGTCGTATCGGGAGTATCGGCAGGGGTGCCTGAACGGCACCGCACCAGCGAGGGGACAGCCATGGGCCGACACCACGCCGACGAGGTCCACGACGGCGGAGTCCACGAGCACGACAGAGGGCTCTCGTACGACCTTCCCGTCCTCGCCCGCCGGCGCATGATCCGGCTGATGGCGGGCGCGAGCCTGGTCCCGCTGGTGGGCTGCACCTCGCAGGACGGGACTCCGGCGTCGTCCTCGGCCTCCTCCGCCAAGGGCTCCGCGTCGTCGTCCGCGTCGTCCGCCGAGTGCGCGACCATCCCGGACGAGACCGCCGGGCCCTTCCCCGGCGACGGCTCGAACGGCGTGAACGTACTCAAGGAGAGCGGTGTCGTCCGCAGCGACATCACCAGCAGCTTCGGCGACTCCGCGGGCGGCACCGCCGAGGGCGTGCCCCTGACCGTCACTCTCACGGTGGTCGACGCCGCCTCCGGCTGCGGGACGCCGAAGAAGGGCGCCGCGGTCTACATCTGGCACTGCGACCGGGCGGGCGACTACTCGCTGTACTCCGAGGGCGTCACCGACGAGAACTGGCTGCGCGGCGTCCAGGAGGCCGACGGCTCGGGCCAGGTCACCTTCCGGAGCATCTTCCCCGGCTGTTACGCGGGCCGCTGGCCGCACATCCACTTCGAGGTCTACGGCAGCCTGGCGGACGCCACGGCGGCCACGTCCATCACCAGCACCTCGCAGCTCGCCTTCCCGAAGGACGTCTGCGACACGGTCTACGCCACGGACGGCTACGACGAGAGCGTGCGCAACCTCAGCAGCCTCTCCCTGGAGACGGACGGCATCTTCAGCGACGGTTACGGCCGGCAGCTGGCCGTGATGACGGGCAGCACGGCGGAGGGTTACACGGCGACACTGACGGTTCCGGTGTGACCTGTCACAGATTGCGGATCGGGGTTGCGTCTTATTACTGACGGGTAGCATCATCGTAGCTACTTGTTGGTACGTGAACTAGCGCGAGGAACCAAGTGCCTCGCCGACCCTCTACGGAGCCGTGACCATGGGGCACTACAAGTCGAACCTCCGCGACATCGAGTTCAACCTCTTCGAGGTACTCGGACGCGACAAGCTGTACGGCACGGGTCCGTTCGAGGAGATGGACGTCGAGACCGCGAAGAGCATCCTCGAGGAGCTGACCCGGCTCGCGGAGAACGAGCTGGCGGAGTCCTTCGCCGACGCCGACCGCAACCCGCCGGTCTTCGACCCCGAGACGAACACCGCGCCCGTCCCGGCGTCCTTCAAGAAGAGCTACAAGGCCTTCATGGACTCCGAGTACTGGCGTCTGGGCCTGCCCGAGGCCATCGGTGGCACCACCTCCCCGCGCTCCCTGATCTGGGCGTACGCGGAGCTGCTGCTCGGCTCGAACCCGGCCGTGTGGATGTACTCCTCCGGCCCGGCGTTCGCCGGCATCCTCTACGAGGAGGGCAACGAGGTCCAGAAGAAGATCGCCCAGATCGCCGTCGACAAGACCTGGGGCTCCACCATGGTCCTCACCGAGCCGGACGCCGGCTCGGACGTGGGCGCCGGCCGCGCCAAGGCGGTCCAGCAGGAGGACGGCTCCTGGCACATCGAGGGCGTGAAGCGTTTCATCACGTCCGGTGAGCACGACATGGAGGAGAACATCCTCCACTACGTCCTCGCCCGCCCCGAGGGCCACGGCCCCGGCACCAAGGGCCTGTCGCTCTTCCTCGTCCCGAAGTACCTGTTCGACTTCGAGACCGGCGAGCTGGGCGAGCGCAACGGCGTCTACGCCACGAACGTCGAGCACAAGATGGGTCTGAAGGCCTCCAACACCTGCGAGATGACCTTCGGCGACCAGCACCCCGCCAAGGGCTGGCTGATCGGCGACAAGCACGACGGCATCCGCCAGATGTTCCGCATCATCGAGTTCGCCCGCATGATGGTCGGCACGAAGGCGATCTCCACGCTGTCGACGGGCTACCTGAACGCGCTTGAGTACGCCAAGGAGCGCGTCCAGGGCCCGGACCTGGCGAACTTCATGGACAAGACCGCGCCCAAGGTCACCATCACTCACCACCCCGACGTCCGCCGCTCGCTGATGACGCAGAAGGCGTACGCGGAGGGCATGCGCGCGCTGGTGCTCTACACGGCGTCCATCCAGGACGAGATCCAGGTCAAGGAGGCCGCCGGCGAGGACGCCTCCACGCTGGAGGCCCTGAACGACCTGCTCCTGCCGATCGTGAAGGGCTACGGCTCCGAGAAGGGCTACGAGCAGCTCGCCCAGTCGCTGCAGACCTTCGGCGGCTCCGGGTTCCTCCAGGAGTACCCGATCGAGCAGTACATCCGCGACGCCAAGATCGACACCCTGTACGAGGGCACGACGGCGATCCAGGGCCAGGACTACTTCTTCCGGAAGATCGTCCGCAACCAGGGCGCCGCGCTGAACTCGCTCGCCGAGGACATCAAGAAGTTCCTGGCGCTCGGTGAGGGCGGCGAGGAGCTGGCCGGCGCCCGCGAGCACCTCGCGAAGGCCGCCGTCGAGCTGGAGGCGATCGTCGGTCTGATGCTGACCGACCTCGCGGCCACCGAGCAGGACGTCAAGAACATCTACAAGGTGGGCCTGAACACCACCCGCCTGCTGCTGGCCTCCGGTGACGTGGTCGTCGGCTACCTGCTGCTCAAGGGCGCCACGGTCGCCGCCGAGAAGCTGGAGACGGCCTCCGCCAAGGACAAGGCCTTCTACACCGGCAAGATCGCGGCGGCGAAGTTCTTCGCGGCCAACGTCCTGCCGGGCGTCACCGGCGCGCGCAAGCTCGCCGAGGGCGTCGAGCTGGACCTGATGGAACTGGACGAGGCCGCCTTCTAGTCGGCCCCCTTCCAGTCGGCGCAGGGGCGCCGCCACCGCCCCTTTCAAGCCACCTGTTCCAGTCACTCACGGACATTCCACATCGCCCTTACGAGGGCCCGCTCCCCTTCACCGGGAGCGGGCCCTCGTACGTCGTTAAGGTGAACCCATGAGCGAACCCCCCCGCTTCGACCGCGGCCACACCGACGACCTCATGTCCTTCCTGGCGGCGAGCCCGACGCCGTACCACGCCGTGGCGAACACCGCCGAACGGCTGGAAAAGGCCGGATT is a window from the Streptomyces sp. NBC_00299 genome containing:
- a CDS encoding ATP-binding SpoIIE family protein phosphatase; its protein translation is MRTGEPLPAVGEVLAALATGLWHWNTATGLVTVDAEAARLLGLPAEQATLSQAQVRARLHPVDWNEISGVIQLSVAEGTLGEARVRIMDERGRVIRLGRSRFHASFDREKKSYEVTGSLQEVTEPVPGTSAGRTAVTGDWRRSREAFLLDAGRALAEARSTAEVLRVAAGLSMPGFSPDGLAVFGVTGDRLTIIGHHGHQPGDESPFTHMALETDYPAAEVVRTGRAVYLSSPERYKDRYPVTWPLAAHFNRQSWAFLPLTVAGRTMGAWMAAFTYPVAFTPDERSVLTTVARMLAQALSRAEAAESARELTDGLQRSMLPQLGPEIPGMSVAARYVPTGGGLQVGGDWYDMIPLPGGTSRTKSGGGRFALVIGDVQGHDVRAAGLMGQLRIALRAYASEGHRPDAVLSRASRFLHGMTFGSLDEDPTDLRFATCLYVEVDPATGLLDIARAGHPDPAIRMIDGTVLARPTAGGLPLGIDPDADYPTTRITLEPGETMLICTDGLIETGGHDLETGWKRIRAILEEHDGDLEALADALVQAVHGPSSHHTTGPLADRREDDIALLLLCRQGEGCGGGDPVAVRPTVRRTMLSVAQAEPERVAVARQQLRELLHDWACDDQVDSAVLLLSETLTNVLVHTDADALLLAEVRGEQGDRRMRVEVTDTSDDLPHMRRPGELASSGRGLMLIELLAHAWGVDPRGEGKSIWFEFYESEGAGGVGGPGGADGSEGSESP
- a CDS encoding AI-2E family transporter, encoding MQAPTPLLPDPVRRLAAWCVVVLLVAGVVYVGIRLAVEFSTAVVPVLLAMLGTALLGPLHRRLVKAKVNRSVAAALTCVAVVAVVGGTVYIVAAAIVDSGDQIVASLKQAGQDLAEHFGAAGTSLDDVATNSKELLTKFGGTAASGVISGVSVVGETIAIAVLALLLVFFFLRDSDRAVDAVRSVVPRNSGDLVEAMARRAFRAVEGFMRGTTFIAFIDAVCITVGLLILDVPGAVGLGALVFIGAYIPYLGAFISGAVAVLVALADRGFVIALWVTGIVLAVQQLEGHVLTPVIQSRTVQMHPAVVMVTITAGASVAGILGMLLAVPLTAAATAVVHELRERYGDSEPSEPSAPPGPPTPPAPSDS
- a CDS encoding pirin family protein — protein: MPAVTVENPLTLPRVAAPADAVARPVLTVTTAPSGFEGEGFPVRRAFAGINYRHLDPFIMMDQMGEVEYAPGEPKGTPWHPHRGFETVTYIIDGIFDHQDSNGGGGTITNGDTQWMTAGSGLLHIEAPPESLVMSGGLFHGLQLWVNLPAKDKMMAPRYQDIRGGNVQLLTTPDGGALLRVIAGELDGHQGPGATHTPITMIHATLAPGAEITLPWREDFNGLAYVLAGRGSVGAERRPIQLGQTAVFGDGGSLTVRADEKQDSHTPDLEVVLLGGQPIREPMAHYGPFVMNTRDELQQAFDDFQKGRLGTIPAVHGMSADGPSKG
- a CDS encoding MFS transporter, with the protein product MEGNVMDVKGTRDPRRWWILIVLCLSTLVLVVDSMALTVAVPVMTGDIGASAQDTQWILDSYILVFAGLLLTSGSLGDRFGRRKVMLIGLLLFGAASLAATWCTSPGEVIAARVAMGVGGALIMPSTLSILITVFDEEERGKAMAAWSSVSMLGLVGSPVLGGVLIDHFSWQSIFFINVPIVALAIVAALALMPESRAPWQKADPLGAVLSAVGMTALVWWIIELPQHGALGGRSTVTLVVAVASLAGFVVWENVTKSPMVPLVLFKHRNFSGGSLSLALVQIGNGGLLLVLTQYLQFVLGYSPLKAGLAFLPLAITALLGNGVGVKLAAKYGNRWVILAGMLVMVACFALMATVSADSGFTVPAVALGLLGLGAGLAMPAAVGALMGTIPEDKAGVGSALNDTIQQAGTALGIAILGSLLSSGFADRMPEGVPEEAQHSIAGAVAGGDAGLVAAAREAFTASMSTTFTVSAIGVLAAALLATLVMRDDRQKPDAADGTAGTDQSDLAAGQRLEPVV
- a CDS encoding TetR/AcrR family transcriptional regulator, translated to MAARTTKQSPIPSVWARPQRESDQPALSRATIVREAIAMLDAEGVEALSMRKLATRLNAGAASLYRHVATKDELMELAVDEVAAEIHVPPADSPDWRAAAGEAAGAFRSTALRHPWLSSVLGQAGLAYLGPNLMAFSERLAALFTAAGFAKPSGAIDTLLSYVIGMSTTEAAWLTTVARSGESEADFIARLMPAAQQAAAAHEHLAEGYAEALTATTDPVALRDEKFAYGLEVVLDGLALRLNR
- a CDS encoding SseB family protein — protein: MYGYDQNVGAQQQYASPQQPMAGGVGGYGQQPPLYPEPSPPSLADAVRAFTTGQMSAEDFQQVFATSKVYCPRGDNPGFLALHNTQQPVIPMFTSLKELRRYAGKESKYFVITGAEVIDLLPTGYGCVLDMEGEHRMVFDAKAVEQMVEFAMRRMYG
- a CDS encoding intradiol ring-cleavage dioxygenase, with the protein product MGRHHADEVHDGGVHEHDRGLSYDLPVLARRRMIRLMAGASLVPLVGCTSQDGTPASSSASSAKGSASSSASSAECATIPDETAGPFPGDGSNGVNVLKESGVVRSDITSSFGDSAGGTAEGVPLTVTLTVVDAASGCGTPKKGAAVYIWHCDRAGDYSLYSEGVTDENWLRGVQEADGSGQVTFRSIFPGCYAGRWPHIHFEVYGSLADATAATSITSTSQLAFPKDVCDTVYATDGYDESVRNLSSLSLETDGIFSDGYGRQLAVMTGSTAEGYTATLTVPV
- a CDS encoding acyl-CoA dehydrogenase → MGHYKSNLRDIEFNLFEVLGRDKLYGTGPFEEMDVETAKSILEELTRLAENELAESFADADRNPPVFDPETNTAPVPASFKKSYKAFMDSEYWRLGLPEAIGGTTSPRSLIWAYAELLLGSNPAVWMYSSGPAFAGILYEEGNEVQKKIAQIAVDKTWGSTMVLTEPDAGSDVGAGRAKAVQQEDGSWHIEGVKRFITSGEHDMEENILHYVLARPEGHGPGTKGLSLFLVPKYLFDFETGELGERNGVYATNVEHKMGLKASNTCEMTFGDQHPAKGWLIGDKHDGIRQMFRIIEFARMMVGTKAISTLSTGYLNALEYAKERVQGPDLANFMDKTAPKVTITHHPDVRRSLMTQKAYAEGMRALVLYTASIQDEIQVKEAAGEDASTLEALNDLLLPIVKGYGSEKGYEQLAQSLQTFGGSGFLQEYPIEQYIRDAKIDTLYEGTTAIQGQDYFFRKIVRNQGAALNSLAEDIKKFLALGEGGEELAGAREHLAKAAVELEAIVGLMLTDLAATEQDVKNIYKVGLNTTRLLLASGDVVVGYLLLKGATVAAEKLETASAKDKAFYTGKIAAAKFFAANVLPGVTGARKLAEGVELDLMELDEAAF